From Leptospira fainei serovar Hurstbridge str. BUT 6, the proteins below share one genomic window:
- a CDS encoding aminotransferase class I/II-fold pyridoxal phosphate-dependent enzyme: MREPRTFSVPFYGELPAFFSRLESTNRIRSLDPPIGIDLCSNDYLNLSQHPEILESLKEGIDLFGAGSTASRLVRGHRDVFTKLENDFSSWVNSEASLFFANGYAANLGTLSCVCDPSYVVFADRKNHASLMDGIRLSGAKKVYYRHLDLNHLEELLRKHSASKHKIIVAETVFSMDGDVSQIGDLLELKEKYGALLYLDEAHAVGLFGPEGAGLANSQLSSSQLEGIDFRMATLGKALGLEGAMVSCKADARKFLIHSARTFVFSTGSLPAIAHAGRTAIRLARSMDKERKRLEEFSLLLREGIQAKGYSYGKSSSQIVPILLENEKEALEFASLFEAAGFQAKAIRPPTVDISRIRVSVNAKLTKEDLMLFLSILKER; the protein is encoded by the coding sequence GTGCGGGAACCTCGGACATTCAGCGTCCCCTTTTACGGCGAGTTACCCGCCTTCTTTTCTCGGCTTGAATCGACGAATCGGATCAGGTCGTTAGATCCTCCAATAGGTATCGATCTTTGTTCCAACGATTACCTTAACCTATCTCAACACCCTGAAATATTAGAATCTCTTAAAGAAGGAATCGATCTATTCGGGGCCGGTTCCACGGCCAGTCGATTGGTTCGAGGGCATCGGGACGTTTTTACGAAGTTAGAGAACGATTTCTCATCCTGGGTGAATTCGGAAGCTTCCTTATTTTTTGCAAACGGATACGCGGCAAATCTAGGCACGCTTTCCTGCGTTTGCGATCCCTCTTACGTTGTCTTTGCGGATCGAAAAAATCATGCATCCTTGATGGACGGAATTCGTCTTTCGGGGGCTAAAAAAGTCTATTACCGGCATTTAGATTTAAACCATCTCGAAGAACTTCTGCGAAAGCATTCCGCGAGTAAGCATAAAATCATCGTAGCCGAAACCGTTTTCAGCATGGACGGAGATGTTTCCCAAATCGGGGATTTACTCGAATTGAAGGAAAAATACGGCGCCCTTCTTTATTTGGATGAAGCTCATGCGGTCGGATTATTCGGACCGGAAGGAGCGGGGTTGGCAAATTCTCAACTTTCTTCTTCTCAATTGGAAGGGATAGATTTTCGGATGGCGACTTTGGGAAAAGCGCTCGGATTGGAGGGCGCGATGGTTTCCTGCAAGGCCGACGCCAGAAAATTCTTAATTCATTCCGCTCGAACCTTCGTATTTTCAACCGGATCTTTACCTGCGATTGCACATGCCGGAAGGACGGCAATTCGCTTAGCCAGATCAATGGATAAGGAAAGGAAAAGACTCGAAGAATTTTCTCTCCTTTTGCGGGAAGGCATCCAAGCGAAAGGATATTCTTACGGAAAATCCTCTTCTCAGATCGTTCCTATTTTACTGGAGAATGAAAAAGAAGCCCTGGAATTTGCCTCGTTATTTGAAGCTGCCGGATTTCAGGCTAAGGCGATCCGGCCACCAACCGTCGACATATCTCGAATTCGGGTTTCGGTCAATGCGAAGCTTACAAAAGAAGATTTGATGCTATTTTTAAGCATCCTGAAGGAGCGATAA
- a CDS encoding pyridoxal phosphate-dependent aminotransferase, producing MDWNARRLDLIEPSPTLAISAKAAELKKKGEDIVSFGAGEPDFETPAHIREAAKKAIDKGMTRYTAVSGTVELKDAIIAKFKRDNGLDYNRNQIIVGTGGKQVIYNFFLATLNRGDEVIIPAPYWVSYADIVRLAEGNPVIVSTSKEQEFRISPAQLEQAITPKTKVVILNSPSNPTGSAYSRKELEALGEVILKHKLLVLSDDIYERIVFDGFEFANIAMLSPELKELTFVANGVSKAYSMTGWRIGYGAGPVEIIKNMDTIQSQSTSNPSSISQAAAEAALIGDQTCVDEMSKAFQKRRDLIIALLRAIPGVEVNVPQGAFYVFPYLTKVYETQGFKKLLSSSEEKSKSKVFCGSLLEKYKVAAVPGIAFGDDNALRLSYAMSEEDIKKGISRIAEMVRDLSQ from the coding sequence ATGGACTGGAATGCGCGAAGGCTAGATCTAATCGAGCCTTCTCCGACGTTAGCTATTTCCGCTAAAGCGGCGGAATTGAAAAAGAAAGGGGAAGATATCGTCAGTTTCGGAGCCGGGGAACCCGACTTCGAAACCCCGGCCCATATACGCGAAGCCGCAAAGAAAGCGATCGATAAAGGAATGACCCGGTATACTGCGGTTTCCGGTACTGTCGAACTCAAAGATGCGATTATCGCGAAATTCAAGCGGGATAACGGATTAGATTATAATAGAAATCAGATTATCGTCGGAACGGGCGGAAAGCAGGTAATCTATAATTTCTTTTTAGCTACCTTAAACCGCGGCGACGAGGTTATTATTCCCGCTCCTTATTGGGTAAGCTACGCCGATATCGTTCGTCTGGCGGAAGGAAATCCTGTCATCGTTTCCACGAGTAAGGAACAAGAGTTTAGAATTAGCCCGGCCCAGTTAGAACAGGCGATTACTCCTAAAACTAAGGTCGTTATTTTAAATTCTCCGTCCAATCCGACCGGATCCGCTTACTCCAGAAAAGAGTTGGAAGCCTTAGGAGAAGTGATTCTTAAACACAAACTTCTCGTGCTTAGCGATGATATCTATGAAAGAATCGTGTTCGACGGGTTTGAATTTGCGAACATCGCAATGTTGTCTCCTGAATTGAAAGAGTTAACCTTCGTAGCGAACGGAGTTTCAAAAGCGTATTCTATGACAGGTTGGAGGATCGGGTACGGAGCTGGGCCCGTAGAAATCATCAAGAATATGGATACGATTCAGAGTCAATCCACTTCAAATCCGTCTTCCATATCTCAAGCTGCCGCCGAAGCGGCGCTGATAGGAGATCAAACTTGCGTAGATGAAATGTCAAAAGCGTTTCAAAAACGTAGGGACTTAATTATCGCTCTCCTGCGCGCGATTCCCGGGGTAGAAGTGAATGTTCCACAAGGAGCATTTTACGTATTTCCTTATCTAACGAAAGTTTACGAAACTCAAGGATTCAAAAAGCTTCTTTCATCCTCGGAAGAAAAAAGTAAAAGTAAGGTTTTTTGCGGATCGCTTTTGGAAAAATACAAGGTCGCAGCCGTACCGGGTATCGCGTTCGGAGACGACAATGCATTAAGACTTTCTTACGCAATGAGCGAAGAAGATATTAAAAAAGGAATCTCCCGCATCGCTGAAATGGTGAGGGACTTATCCCAATAA
- the thrB gene encoding homoserine kinase gives MSLKYKFQVQVPGTSANLGSGFDLFGLAFKIYNRFSFEFGNSESFKSSVKGYNVPPFSEDEDLVLAAYKNYFSLFIPKSSPLPYSVKMELDLPMKGGLGSSASAVVAGFAAARFAQEIYFKETKTPSESDFLYNLALLEGHPDNTTPAYLGGFVFSYFAEERLYYFKKKFPKGIHCFFLIPEIEIATNHSRKCLPEKYPVEDVIFNMSRFGTWWEFLESGKPGLLQKALEDRIHTPYRMNTEFPILPLVEKVEKEVLGVSLSGSGPSVLLYCQRKHSKRISGKLEALTEQFSNETGISCRMLQIGIDSDGMRSRARKL, from the coding sequence ATGAGTCTGAAATATAAGTTCCAAGTTCAGGTTCCGGGCACATCCGCAAATCTTGGTTCCGGTTTCGACCTTTTCGGTCTTGCCTTTAAAATCTATAATCGGTTTTCCTTTGAATTTGGAAATTCTGAATCTTTCAAAAGCAGCGTCAAAGGTTATAATGTTCCTCCTTTCTCAGAGGATGAGGACTTAGTATTAGCCGCGTATAAAAATTACTTTTCCCTTTTCATTCCGAAAAGCTCGCCTTTGCCTTATTCGGTAAAGATGGAGTTGGATCTTCCGATGAAAGGAGGTTTGGGTTCCAGCGCTAGCGCAGTGGTTGCAGGTTTTGCGGCGGCCCGTTTTGCCCAAGAAATCTATTTCAAGGAAACTAAAACGCCGAGCGAATCCGATTTTTTATATAATCTCGCATTATTGGAAGGTCATCCGGATAATACGACGCCGGCATATCTTGGCGGATTCGTTTTTTCTTACTTTGCGGAAGAGAGGCTCTATTATTTTAAGAAAAAATTTCCGAAAGGCATTCATTGCTTTTTCTTAATACCCGAAATCGAAATTGCTACAAACCATTCTCGAAAATGCCTTCCCGAAAAATATCCGGTAGAAGACGTGATTTTCAATATGAGTCGCTTTGGCACTTGGTGGGAATTTTTGGAATCGGGTAAGCCTGGACTTTTGCAAAAGGCTCTTGAGGACCGAATCCATACTCCTTATAGAATGAATACGGAATTTCCTATTTTACCGTTGGTGGAAAAAGTCGAAAAAGAAGTTTTAGGGGTTTCTTTATCCGGAAGCGGACCGTCGGTTTTGCTTTACTGTCAACGAAAGCATTCGAAGAGGATATCCGGAAAATTGGAAGCATTAACCGAACAATTTTCAAATGAAACCGGAATTTCCTGTCGAATGCTTCAGATCGGCATCGATTCGGATGGGATGCGGTCTCGCGCCAGGAAGCTTTAA
- a CDS encoding alpha/beta fold hydrolase, with amino-acid sequence MKLAFKFYPKKKDSTFASIDPILILHGLFGSSKNWVTVAEYLTEFSDVYSLDLRNHGDSPHSSEHTLAAMADDVDEFLADRKISSAILLGHSMGGLTAMAVSLKFPDKVSRLLVEDVAPRDYEFAYDAELSALMIDVSDSKSRQEIDSKMAVYVPDSFIRNFLLMNLERREEGGYRWKLNVEAIGKSRRIFESQFHTGSSGFSKPTFFILGAISGYFRDEDRGLATRYFPNAKFYSIAGGDHYIHFTKAKEFKEIIMGIFHSSEFFPVK; translated from the coding sequence GTGAAACTGGCGTTTAAGTTCTATCCTAAAAAAAAGGACTCAACGTTCGCATCCATCGATCCAATCCTAATTCTTCACGGCTTATTCGGTTCGTCCAAGAATTGGGTTACTGTCGCTGAGTATCTAACCGAATTTTCGGACGTTTATTCTCTTGATCTGAGAAATCACGGAGATTCGCCCCATTCCTCGGAACATACGCTGGCGGCAATGGCGGACGACGTGGACGAATTTCTCGCGGATCGTAAAATTTCCTCCGCGATCTTGTTGGGTCATTCCATGGGCGGGCTGACCGCGATGGCCGTTTCCCTGAAGTTTCCGGATAAAGTTTCCCGATTGTTGGTTGAGGACGTGGCGCCTAGAGACTACGAATTCGCATACGACGCCGAACTCTCAGCATTGATGATCGACGTTTCCGACTCCAAATCCAGGCAAGAGATAGATTCGAAAATGGCGGTTTACGTTCCTGATTCCTTCATCCGAAATTTTCTACTTATGAATTTAGAAAGGAGAGAAGAGGGCGGTTATCGCTGGAAGTTAAACGTAGAGGCGATTGGAAAATCCCGGAGGATATTCGAATCGCAATTTCATACGGGAAGTTCCGGATTTTCCAAGCCTACCTTCTTTATTTTGGGAGCGATTTCCGGTTATTTTCGCGATGAGGATCGCGGATTAGCTACGAGATATTTTCCCAATGCGAAATTTTACAGCATAGCCGGCGGTGATCACTATATTCATTTTACAAAGGCGAAGGAATTCAAAGAGATCATCATGGGGATTTTTCATTCTAGCGAATTTTTCCCGGTAAAATGA
- the bioD gene encoding dethiobiotin synthase has protein sequence MAVFVTATGTDVGKTLFCSLFLAKYAVQCGVKYFKPIQTGEDSERVKIMNLTGLNEKYFLKNYYTFEIPASPHLSSELANVEVDTDELSRHLYSIRSERILIEGAGGLYVPLKRYYYNIDLIVQSQLPVVLVASTDLGTINHTLLSIEAIKRSGVKCHGVFFIGPENPLRSDNIRTIIEASEIGLLGTFLLPERRLARQEFLARVAEEFDPKGILPEILFP, from the coding sequence TTGGCTGTTTTCGTAACGGCGACAGGAACCGATGTCGGTAAAACCTTATTTTGTTCGCTCTTTCTCGCCAAATACGCGGTTCAATGCGGCGTCAAATATTTTAAGCCCATTCAAACAGGAGAGGATTCGGAACGGGTTAAAATCATGAATTTGACCGGTTTGAACGAAAAGTATTTTCTAAAAAATTATTATACCTTTGAAATTCCCGCGTCTCCGCATCTTTCCTCGGAACTCGCAAATGTCGAAGTGGATACGGACGAACTCTCAAGGCATTTGTATAGTATTCGCTCGGAACGGATATTAATCGAGGGCGCAGGCGGCTTGTACGTTCCGTTGAAGAGATATTATTATAATATCGATTTAATCGTTCAATCTCAATTACCTGTAGTGCTTGTCGCTTCGACGGATCTAGGAACCATCAACCACACGCTTCTTTCTATTGAAGCTATTAAAAGGTCCGGGGTTAAATGCCATGGAGTTTTTTTCATCGGACCGGAAAATCCCTTGCGGTCGGATAATATTCGCACCATTATCGAAGCTAGCGAAATCGGACTTTTAGGAACTTTCTTACTTCCGGAAAGGCGATTAGCTCGCCAGGAATTCCTCGCAAGAGTTGCTGAGGAGTTCGATCCCAAAGGTATTCTTCCGGAGATTTTATTCCCTTGA
- the bioA gene encoding adenosylmethionine--8-amino-7-oxononanoate transaminase, producing MIWHPYTALVGSDPPLKIVSGKGEFLYDETGKDYVDGISSWWVSIHGHNHPKLVQSVKDQLDRLDHVLLAGFTHPPALELAHELLQFANWKFHKVVYSDNGSTALEIMLKIALQYFRNRGEEKKKTFIKFSASYHGDTIGAMSVGGDSIFNRIFQTLLFPTKDFPSPACHDCPVGKLPHSCTEDCLDELEAYLSSHSKEVVGVVLEPLIAGAGGMLFHKPKVLQRLREITSRYGVLLLLDEVFTGFGRTGHTFAYEAAGIEPDLIALAKGLTGGVLPLAVTLVREEIYREFVSDEPLKTFYHGHTMTGNPPGCAAALASLRLFNEEKRLQDVKRLEHGLEEGWIKLRAEFPAKIKNIRVLGAVGVGELETGKESPGYINAYSQEFKRICLEHGVILRPLGNVIYVTPPYIISQIALDRIFDAIRKALLTYQVPA from the coding sequence TTGATTTGGCATCCTTATACGGCCTTAGTAGGTTCCGATCCTCCTCTCAAAATCGTTTCCGGGAAAGGGGAATTCCTATACGACGAAACAGGCAAAGACTATGTGGATGGAATTTCCTCCTGGTGGGTAAGTATTCACGGTCATAACCACCCTAAGTTAGTTCAATCGGTTAAGGATCAGCTGGATAGATTGGATCACGTTTTGTTAGCGGGCTTTACTCATCCGCCTGCGCTGGAACTCGCCCACGAACTTTTGCAGTTTGCGAATTGGAAGTTCCATAAAGTCGTGTATTCGGATAACGGTTCGACCGCCCTAGAGATCATGCTTAAGATCGCATTACAGTACTTTAGGAATCGGGGCGAAGAGAAGAAGAAAACCTTCATTAAATTTTCAGCCTCTTACCATGGAGATACGATCGGAGCCATGAGTGTCGGGGGAGATTCGATTTTTAATCGGATTTTTCAAACCCTTTTGTTTCCGACAAAGGATTTTCCATCCCCGGCTTGCCATGATTGTCCGGTTGGGAAATTACCGCACTCCTGCACCGAAGATTGTTTAGATGAGTTAGAGGCGTATTTATCCTCTCATTCTAAAGAAGTAGTAGGAGTTGTTCTCGAACCGTTAATTGCCGGAGCGGGAGGGATGTTGTTTCATAAGCCGAAGGTTCTCCAGCGATTAAGAGAGATTACGTCTCGATACGGAGTTTTACTTTTACTCGATGAGGTATTCACAGGTTTCGGTCGGACGGGACATACATTCGCGTACGAGGCGGCAGGAATAGAACCGGATCTGATCGCTTTAGCAAAAGGCTTAACGGGCGGTGTTCTACCTCTTGCGGTCACACTAGTTCGCGAAGAAATCTATCGGGAATTTGTATCAGACGAACCCCTTAAAACCTTCTACCACGGCCATACGATGACAGGCAATCCTCCCGGTTGCGCCGCAGCTCTTGCCTCGCTTCGATTATTCAATGAAGAGAAACGTCTCCAAGATGTTAAGCGACTAGAGCATGGGTTGGAAGAGGGCTGGATTAAATTAAGGGCGGAATTTCCCGCGAAAATAAAAAATATAAGAGTACTGGGGGCCGTCGGTGTAGGAGAGCTGGAAACGGGCAAAGAATCTCCGGGGTATATTAATGCATATTCACAGGAATTTAAGCGAATTTGTCTCGAGCATGGCGTGATTCTAAGACCGTTGGGAAATGTCATCTATGTGACTCCGCCCTATATTATTTCTCAGATCGCTTTAGATCGAATTTTTGACGCTATTCGGAAGGCTTTGCTCACCTATCAGGTACCCGCCTGA
- a CDS encoding sodium:solute symporter family transporter — translation MHFDWLDALVVLLYFALVLYSGWTTGKKNPDAHEFFLAGRTLSWIPLSLSIVATETSALTFLAVPGIAFAGNFTFLQVVLGYILGRTFVASFLLPLTYHGGFMSVYEWVGKRFGRNSQRTMSALFSITRILGDGVRLYASTLPIALLLELVLARVFPNVISSYWIGTISLVIITVVTLAYTMQGGFRSVVWVDTLQYFVYIFGGLFAFGLLFSETPDMKGSLLQAWEAGKFRFIEWQKPTATYFLPWAVVGGALLSLGTHGADQMFIQRALAAKNLNAAKKAMIVSGIAVFIQMLLFLGIGTLLYFHYSGKPIHQDKVFSEFLIEEVPSPLIGLLLSGILASTMSTLSSSINSLSLTAKVDFGWNFLSQKSGSVLFGILLFLSSFFFFSLPEEKTKGLLELGLKISSFTVGSMVAVFLVEVIPFFRKRIVTSDLGLSLSLLGAILTTGTLGTVYNLGFTVLVPIGMFLFWTLAGTASFILPGKIR, via the coding sequence ATGCATTTTGATTGGCTAGATGCCCTCGTCGTACTTTTATATTTCGCGCTTGTCCTATATTCCGGCTGGACTACAGGAAAAAAGAATCCTGATGCGCATGAATTTTTTTTAGCGGGCAGAACTCTTTCTTGGATTCCGCTTTCACTTTCCATTGTAGCGACGGAAACCTCTGCTCTTACATTTTTAGCGGTTCCAGGAATCGCATTTGCCGGTAATTTCACATTTCTGCAAGTCGTGCTTGGCTATATTCTGGGACGAACTTTTGTCGCTTCGTTTCTTCTTCCGCTTACATATCACGGCGGGTTTATGTCTGTCTATGAATGGGTAGGAAAAAGATTCGGAAGAAACTCTCAGAGAACGATGTCGGCCCTTTTTTCGATCACGAGAATTTTAGGCGACGGAGTCCGCTTGTATGCCTCGACGCTACCGATAGCGCTTTTACTGGAACTGGTATTGGCGCGAGTATTCCCGAATGTGATTTCATCCTATTGGATAGGAACAATTTCATTAGTGATCATTACCGTTGTGACCTTGGCTTACACGATGCAAGGAGGATTTCGCTCCGTAGTCTGGGTGGATACCTTACAATATTTCGTTTATATTTTCGGCGGGCTATTTGCTTTCGGACTCCTATTCTCCGAAACCCCCGACATGAAAGGTTCGCTTTTGCAAGCCTGGGAAGCCGGGAAATTTAGATTCATCGAATGGCAAAAACCGACCGCCACATATTTCCTACCGTGGGCCGTCGTAGGCGGAGCCTTATTGAGTTTAGGAACACACGGAGCCGACCAAATGTTTATCCAACGTGCTTTAGCCGCAAAAAACTTAAATGCAGCAAAGAAGGCGATGATCGTTTCAGGAATCGCCGTTTTTATTCAGATGCTGCTATTCCTTGGAATCGGAACTCTACTTTACTTCCATTATTCCGGCAAACCGATTCACCAAGATAAAGTATTTTCCGAATTCTTAATTGAGGAAGTTCCATCCCCGCTCATCGGATTACTTTTATCAGGAATTTTAGCCTCGACGATGTCCACGTTATCAAGTTCGATCAATTCCCTATCCCTGACTGCTAAAGTCGATTTCGGATGGAATTTCCTAAGTCAGAAAAGCGGCAGCGTATTATTCGGAATTCTCCTATTTCTCAGTTCTTTCTTTTTCTTCTCCCTACCAGAAGAGAAAACCAAAGGGTTATTGGAATTAGGTTTGAAAATTTCCTCGTTTACGGTCGGCTCAATGGTAGCCGTATTTTTAGTGGAAGTAATCCCCTTCTTTCGAAAGAGAATTGTTACGAGCGATTTAGGTTTAAGCCTGTCCCTATTAGGGGCGATTCTTACTACGGGAACTCTCGGAACCGTTTATAATCTAGGATTTACTGTCCTCGTACCGATTGGAATGTTCCTATTTTGGACGCTGGCAGGAACGGCTAGCTTCATTTTACCGGGAAAAATTCGCTAG
- the bioB gene encoding biotin synthase BioB, producing the protein MKTVIETPLPTEEKVLSEVPSLISPEEALAILQGKTPLTECLDKAFKAREQYFGKSVRIHILDNIKNGHCPEDCGYCAQRKNANSGVQEYSLKTEDEIFQDAIQAKENGAYRFCMVTAGTGPNSHSTERLARTIERINQELGLKVCLSAGLLDREKAIRLKQAGLDRYNHNLNTSKEHYPEICDTHTYDQRVETLSHLSEAGIGMCSGVIVGMGESLKDLVNVVFEIKALRVISIPVNFFIPVAGHAIKNPQALTPEFCLRTLIVFRLVNPDSEVRIAAGREGHLRSMQGMALFAANSLFASGYLNIKGSDALDTVKTILDAGFLPEFSSGKGDEIDWEAILGKDHLYSADNFPELYKFKKKP; encoded by the coding sequence ATGAAAACCGTGATCGAAACGCCCCTTCCCACGGAGGAGAAGGTCCTTTCCGAGGTCCCAAGCTTAATTTCTCCGGAAGAAGCCTTAGCCATTCTCCAGGGTAAAACCCCGTTAACCGAATGCCTGGATAAAGCTTTCAAAGCAAGGGAACAATATTTTGGCAAATCCGTCCGAATTCATATACTCGATAATATTAAAAACGGCCATTGCCCGGAAGATTGCGGTTACTGTGCGCAACGCAAGAATGCAAATTCGGGCGTCCAAGAATATTCTTTAAAGACCGAAGATGAGATATTTCAAGACGCAATCCAGGCAAAAGAGAACGGGGCATATCGTTTTTGTATGGTAACTGCCGGAACAGGGCCGAATTCCCATTCAACCGAAAGATTGGCACGAACGATCGAAAGAATCAATCAAGAACTCGGCTTAAAAGTCTGTCTTTCTGCGGGACTCTTAGATCGGGAAAAAGCAATTCGATTGAAGCAAGCGGGCCTCGATCGATATAATCACAATTTAAATACTTCTAAAGAACATTATCCGGAAATTTGCGACACCCATACGTACGATCAAAGAGTCGAAACCCTTTCTCACCTTTCTGAAGCGGGAATCGGAATGTGCTCGGGCGTAATCGTTGGAATGGGCGAGTCTTTGAAGGATCTGGTAAATGTAGTATTTGAAATTAAGGCTCTTAGAGTGATATCGATTCCGGTTAATTTTTTCATTCCCGTAGCCGGGCATGCGATAAAAAATCCGCAAGCGCTCACTCCGGAATTTTGTTTACGGACGTTGATCGTTTTTCGGCTCGTAAACCCGGATTCGGAGGTGCGGATAGCGGCAGGAAGGGAAGGTCACTTACGCAGCATGCAAGGTATGGCTTTGTTCGCGGCCAATTCTCTTTTTGCTAGCGGTTATCTGAACATAAAAGGATCCGACGCTTTAGATACCGTAAAGACGATTCTAGACGCGGGATTTCTTCCTGAATTTTCTTCCGGAAAGGGTGATGAAATAGATTGGGAAGCCATTTTAGGAAAGGATCATCTATATTCTGCGGATAATTTTCCGGAACTTTATAAATTTAAGAAAAAACCGTAG
- a CDS encoding DsbA family protein yields MSEESSPRFSDLFSKVNKTILIAGSFGFYVLLTAYPIYKFFAPEQYVKIGHRYYTLSDVKDSNAALYRKYAAENNDKIYRLFSQFANDKVLELEAKDRGIAVQELTKFAANYEPTEEEKIATYNQYKNNIPALKGKSYQQVQGDIASFLKRVKEDEERQAFYQQLRSKYDIDIRVQELAPTKIDVSTGDNPSIGPKDAKITIVEFSDFECPYCKRSQDVTKQLREKYQGKIRWVFRDFPLPFHQNAMFAHIAANCAIPQGKYWDYFSKLFENSGNLERSNVISLAQKSGLNMPEFQKCISDEAKQKLEIDADIAEGQKYGVNGTPAFFINGIMVEGAQPIESFTKIIDQELKN; encoded by the coding sequence ATGTCGGAAGAGAGTTCTCCCCGGTTTAGCGACCTTTTTTCTAAAGTAAATAAAACCATCTTAATAGCGGGATCCTTCGGATTCTACGTCTTACTTACCGCCTATCCGATTTACAAATTTTTTGCCCCCGAACAGTATGTAAAAATCGGACATCGTTACTATACGTTAAGCGATGTTAAGGATTCGAATGCGGCTCTTTATCGCAAATACGCCGCAGAGAATAACGATAAAATCTATAGGCTCTTTTCCCAATTTGCAAACGATAAGGTATTGGAATTAGAAGCGAAAGATAGGGGAATTGCCGTTCAGGAACTAACCAAATTTGCGGCCAATTACGAACCCACCGAAGAAGAAAAGATCGCTACCTATAATCAATATAAAAATAATATTCCCGCTCTGAAAGGAAAATCGTATCAGCAGGTCCAAGGCGATATAGCCAGCTTCCTAAAGAGAGTTAAGGAAGACGAGGAACGCCAAGCATTCTACCAACAGCTTCGTTCTAAATATGATATCGATATCCGAGTTCAAGAGCTCGCGCCGACTAAGATCGACGTCTCAACCGGCGACAATCCTTCCATCGGACCGAAGGACGCGAAGATTACCATAGTCGAATTTTCCGATTTTGAATGTCCTTATTGTAAAAGAAGTCAGGATGTTACAAAACAACTTCGCGAAAAATACCAGGGAAAAATCCGCTGGGTATTCCGCGACTTTCCGCTACCGTTCCACCAGAATGCGATGTTCGCTCATATCGCGGCGAATTGCGCCATTCCTCAAGGAAAGTATTGGGATTATTTTTCCAAACTTTTCGAGAACAGCGGTAATTTAGAAAGAAGTAATGTCATTTCTCTCGCTCAAAAGAGCGGCTTAAATATGCCCGAGTTTCAAAAGTGCATTTCCGATGAAGCGAAGCAAAAACTGGAAATCGATGCGGATATCGCCGAGGGACAAAAATACGGGGTCAACGGAACTCCTGCCTTTTTTATCAACGGAATTATGGTGGAAGGCGCGCAACCGATCGAATCATTTACTAAAATCATAGATCAAGAGTTAAAAAATTAA
- a CDS encoding malate dehydrogenase produces MGNTVKVAVTGAAGQIGYSLLFRIASGQMFGSDTPVEIQMLELEAALPAAKGVIMELEDCAFPLLQKVTVSSDLDTAFKDINWALLVGSVPRKAGMERGDLLKINGGIFVNQGKALEKNAASDLRVLVVGNPCNTNCLIAMNNAKGIPTDRWFAMTKLDENRAKSQLANKAGVPVKDVTNVGIWGNHSATQYPDFYNAKIAGKVATDVIKDHDWLKGDFIKNVQQRGAEIIKARGASSAASAANGVVDTVRQIINPTPSGDWFSVAVASDGSYDADKGLIFGFPVKSDGKKVEIVKGLTLNDFAKEKFKITHDELKSERDEVKGML; encoded by the coding sequence ATGGGAAACACAGTTAAAGTAGCAGTTACCGGAGCCGCTGGGCAAATCGGTTATTCTCTTCTATTCCGGATCGCCTCCGGTCAAATGTTCGGATCGGATACTCCGGTTGAAATCCAGATGCTGGAATTGGAGGCTGCTTTGCCCGCTGCTAAGGGCGTAATTATGGAGTTGGAAGACTGTGCTTTCCCGCTACTTCAGAAAGTAACCGTTTCCTCCGATTTGGATACTGCCTTTAAAGACATCAACTGGGCTCTTTTGGTCGGTTCCGTTCCTCGTAAGGCGGGAATGGAAAGGGGAGATCTTCTTAAAATTAACGGCGGAATTTTTGTGAACCAAGGTAAGGCGTTGGAAAAGAACGCCGCATCGGATTTAAGAGTTCTGGTTGTAGGAAACCCCTGCAATACGAATTGTTTGATCGCAATGAATAATGCAAAAGGAATTCCTACGGATCGTTGGTTTGCGATGACTAAGCTGGATGAAAATCGGGCGAAGTCGCAATTAGCGAATAAAGCGGGTGTTCCGGTGAAAGATGTAACCAATGTCGGAATTTGGGGCAATCACTCCGCAACGCAATATCCTGATTTCTATAATGCGAAAATCGCCGGAAAAGTCGCGACCGATGTGATCAAAGACCACGATTGGCTAAAAGGCGATTTCATTAAAAACGTCCAACAACGCGGAGCCGAAATCATTAAGGCGAGAGGCGCTTCTTCCGCAGCTTCGGCGGCAAACGGTGTCGTTGACACGGTTCGTCAAATCATCAATCCGACTCCTTCAGGCGATTGGTTCAGTGTCGCAGTGGCATCGGACGGATCTTACGATGCGGACAAGGGATTGATTTTCGGGTTTCCGGTAAAGTCGGACGGGAAAAAAGTAGAGATCGTTAAAGGTCTGACTTTAAACGATTTTGCAAAAGAAAAGTTTAAGATTACCCATGACGAACTCAAATCCGAGCGCGACGAAGTAAAGGGAATGCTTTAA